Proteins encoded in a region of the Flammeovirga yaeyamensis genome:
- the groL gene encoding chaperonin GroEL (60 kDa chaperone family; promotes refolding of misfolded polypeptides especially under stressful conditions; forms two stacked rings of heptamers to form a barrel-shaped 14mer; ends can be capped by GroES; misfolded proteins enter the barrel where they are refolded when GroES binds), whose amino-acid sequence MAKNLHFDTEAIEGLKKGVDALANAVKVTLGPKGRNVILEKSFGSPHVTKDGVSVAKEIELAEPIENMGAQLVKEVASKTADEAGDGTTTATVLTQAIFTTGIKNVVAGANPMDLKRGIDKAVKAIVAELKNSSKTVETNKEVEQVATISANNDAEIGKMIAEAMEKVGKDGVITVEEAKGTETEVKTVEGMQFDRGYLSPYFVTNTEKMEADMESPYILIYDKKVSTMKELLPVLEQVAQTGKPLVIIAEDVDSEALATLVVNKIRGALKVAAVKAPGFGDRRKAMLQDIAVLTGGTVISDETGMKLEDATIDMLGTAEKMIIDKDNTVVVNGAGNADAVAARVAEIRVQIENTTSDYDKEKLQERLAKLAGGVAIIYIGAATETEMKEKKDRVDDALAATRAAVEEGIVVGGGTALLRASSVLDSVDTAHPDEEIGVQIVKTAIQAPLRTILGNAGLEASVIVNKILEGEGNFGFNARTEEYQDLVEAGVIDPTKVTRLALEHAASVASLLLTTDCVVSNEKEEAGAAAPAMPPMGGGMPGMM is encoded by the coding sequence ATGGCAAAAAATCTTCATTTCGATACAGAAGCAATCGAAGGATTAAAGAAAGGCGTTGATGCATTGGCAAACGCAGTGAAAGTTACTTTGGGACCAAAAGGTCGTAACGTTATTTTAGAAAAATCATTCGGATCACCACACGTTACTAAAGATGGTGTATCAGTAGCTAAAGAAATCGAATTAGCAGAGCCTATCGAAAACATGGGTGCTCAGTTGGTAAAAGAAGTAGCTTCTAAAACTGCTGATGAGGCAGGTGATGGTACAACTACAGCCACTGTTCTTACTCAAGCCATCTTCACTACAGGTATCAAAAACGTAGTGGCAGGTGCTAACCCAATGGACTTGAAGCGTGGTATCGACAAAGCAGTGAAAGCCATCGTTGCTGAGTTGAAAAACTCTTCAAAAACTGTTGAAACAAACAAAGAAGTTGAGCAAGTAGCAACAATTTCTGCGAACAACGACGCTGAGATCGGTAAAATGATCGCTGAAGCGATGGAAAAAGTAGGTAAAGATGGTGTGATCACTGTTGAAGAAGCAAAAGGTACTGAAACAGAAGTAAAAACTGTTGAAGGTATGCAATTCGACCGTGGATACCTTTCTCCATACTTTGTGACTAACACAGAGAAAATGGAAGCAGATATGGAATCTCCATACATCTTGATCTACGACAAGAAAGTTTCTACAATGAAAGAATTGCTTCCAGTATTAGAGCAAGTAGCTCAAACTGGCAAGCCTCTAGTAATCATCGCTGAGGATGTTGATTCTGAAGCATTGGCTACATTAGTAGTAAACAAAATCCGTGGTGCATTAAAAGTAGCAGCAGTTAAAGCTCCTGGTTTTGGTGACCGTCGTAAAGCTATGTTACAAGACATCGCTGTACTTACAGGTGGTACTGTCATCTCTGACGAAACAGGTATGAAGTTAGAAGATGCGACTATCGATATGTTAGGTACTGCGGAGAAAATGATCATCGACAAAGACAACACTGTTGTTGTTAACGGTGCAGGTAATGCTGACGCTGTTGCTGCTCGTGTTGCTGAGATCCGTGTTCAAATTGAAAACACAACTTCTGATTACGATAAAGAAAAATTACAAGAGCGTTTGGCTAAATTGGCTGGCGGTGTTGCAATTATCTATATCGGTGCAGCGACTGAAACAGAAATGAAAGAAAAGAAAGACCGTGTGGATGATGCTTTAGCAGCAACAAGAGCAGCGGTTGAAGAAGGTATCGTAGTTGGTGGAGGTACTGCCCTATTGAGAGCTTCATCTGTTCTTGATTCTGTTGATACAGCTCACCCAGACGAAGAAATTGGTGTTCAAATCGTAAAAACTGCTATCCAAGCTCCATTGAGAACTATCTTGGGTAACGCTGGTTTAGAGGCATCAGTTATCGTAAATAAAATCTTAGAAGGTGAAGGTAACTTCGGTTTCAATGCGCGTACAGAGGAGTACCAAGACTTAGTTGAGGCTGGTGTAATCGACCCAACTAAAGTAACTCGTCTTGCACTTGAGCACGCTGCTTCAGTAGCTTCATTGTTGTTAACTACAGACTGTGTAGTTTCTAACGAGAAAGAAGAAGCTGGTGCTGCAGCTCCTGCTATGCCTCCAATGGGTGGTGGTATGCCAGGCATGATGTAA
- a CDS encoding co-chaperone GroES, whose amino-acid sequence MSQVNIKPLADRVLIEPAAAETKTASGLFIPDNAKEKPQKGTVVAVGNGTKDEPLTVKVGDTVIYGKYSGTELNLDGTDYLMMREADILAIV is encoded by the coding sequence ATGTCACAAGTGAACATTAAACCTTTAGCGGACAGAGTACTTATCGAGCCTGCAGCAGCTGAAACAAAAACTGCATCAGGTCTATTTATTCCTGACAATGCGAAAGAGAAGCCTCAAAAAGGTACTGTTGTAGCAGTAGGAAACGGAACAAAAGACGAGCCTTTGACAGTTAAAGTTGGAGACACTGTAATTTATGGTAAATATTCTGGTACAGAATTAAACTTAGACGGTACAGATTATTTGATGATGCGTGAGGCGGACATCTTAGCGATCGTTTAA